The sequence GTCCGCAAGACGAAAAATCCAGCGCTGGGCTAGACAGGCAAGGATGAAAGCCACTGCGCATCGGTTCGCATACCACACGGGAGGCATCGCTCTACCCATAGATGCGCACGTACATCAAAAGCAAAGTGAGGCCGAGACGGAGCTATACTAAGACTGCTCGTGGTTGTCCAGGTTCTTCTGGCGGtcattcttcttcgtctttgcCTTTTGGGACTTTCGTTGGCCCACCCATTTCTTCACATCTTGAACCCCATGGAGATAAATCCACGAGAAGACAAATACCAATGCGAAGTTGAAGATGACAAACGCCCAGAAGATACCCTAATTGTCAGATGTTAGACCCATGCAGGCGGTAAACAATGCAGAGAACTTGTGCTGCAACTTACATAATCTCTCCACTTGTGAGAATAGGAGATGTTGAAGCTTTTAGCCTgtgcaaaaaaaaggaagtcATTATAAGTAAGCTGTTCATCTCAACGGGCAGATTACTGTCATATCGGGAGAAACTTACAAATTGGTCACCCGTTGCATATTGACAGTATCCGCAAAGTCCATTGGCGGCATTGCGAATGGTACCACCAGCTTGTTGTGCGAATGCCCCGGCATACGACTGACAAGTTTCACCAGCCGGTGCGCTGAAGTATGCCTCTTCCCGATCAAGACAGACAATGGGGACATTGTGCACAAGAACAGAGAGAAGACCTTCCACCAGATACGTAAAGGGTGTGAGCCAGTACATCCACGACTGCCAGAAGTGAGGAAGCTGCGCATATGGCACGACGACACCGCAGAAGGACACAAcaaaggtgaagaaggaaggcaCAAGCAGCGAGGCAAAAAGCTCGTTCGGGGAGAATGCAGCGATAAACTGCCCAAATCCGACGTAGAAGCACTCGaacagcatcagcatcatccAAGTGTAACCAGAGGAGAATGAGTCCCGTGGGAACCAAATACCCCAGTACCTATGAAGATTCGGGGTCTATTAGTGACTGCTTCATTTCAATGATccgaaaaagaaagcgcAATTAAAACTCACCAGCAGTTGAAATAAATGGAGCCAGCAACAATGGAGTAGGGTAACTCAGGGATGATGGTGCTGACAACAAAGGCGACCCAAGAATAAATCTTAGAATTGGACTCCCGAGACTCATAGATTCCGCGGAAATGCAGGAATTTGGGTTGCAGTTGCTGAATCAAAGGTGGTGAGATGGTCAATGTCATGAAAATCGAGAACAGTCTCGACTGCATGTCAATGGAGCCATTGCCCAAGTGCCAAAAGGTGAACGTGTTGAAGAGACCGGTGAAGATGTGCAACAGCATTTTTCCCTAAAGACGTTATTAGCCTGCGAGACTCAGAGCATGAAAGACAGAGCTTCACTCACGAGAATGTAGTCCGGAGATCGCCAGTACGCCACAAAAGCCCGCTTTGTGACGGCATAGATTTGCACGTGAAGAGGCATAGCAAACTCGCGATCGTCTTTCACCACGTCACCTTGTCCCTGGTTCCGTCGAGAAGACACGGTCTTCTCAAGGTCTTCAGACAGCTGCTTCGCCTCCGTTGAACTTTCCCAAACATCTGCCCAGTCTTGTCCCTTGTAGTCGGGGTTACCTGCGCCAATAACCTCGAGCATGTACTACCAACCCAACCCCCGTTAGAGAAGTGCAAActgagagggaaaaaaaaaaagaagtacTGACCTCAGCGGGGTTAGCACTTGGTGAGCATTTTTTGCCGCCGTTGCGCTCAAAATAGTCGATCAAAGTCCTGGAGTCGGAGCCAAGGGCACCGTTGTACACCACACGCCCTCCGCTCTTCAGCAGCAGGAGATCATCAAACTGCTCGAAAAGAACTGCCGAGGGCTGATGAATGGTACAGAAAACGGCCTGGCCCGCATCGGCCAACCGGCGCAGGAAACGAACAATGTTGAACGCTGCCAATGAGTCCAGACCAGACGTAGGCTcatcgaggaagagcagcagcTCCGGCTTACTGGCCAGCTCCACTGCGATCGTAAGACGTTTTCGCTGCTCTTGGTTTAAGCCGGAACCCGCCGTGCCCACAGTAGCACCTGCGATTGAGCGCATCTCAAGTAGATCAATGATCTTCTCACAGTAGTCATACTTCTCCTGAATAGGAACTTCCTTGGGCTGTCGCAGCAAAGCAGAGAAGCGAAGGGATTCGCGCACGGTGGCAGTCGGCTCATGGATATCTGACTGCTCAGCAAACCCAGTGGCTCTTTGGAAGCTCTTGGGCAGAGGTCTTGACGATTTGGTCAGTTCGGAAACTTTGCAGCGTTTCTCTTCCCTGGGACAGACCACTTACTTTCCATCGACCAAAAAGTCTCCGGTAATGACACCAAAGTTTATGCGCTGAGCCAACACATTGAGCAGTGTAGTTTTTCTTCGATAGATTAGCGACACGTCCAGGGTATCACAGGCAAAAAGAACTTACCCAGCACCCGATGCACCCATCAAAGCCGTAAGTCGACCAGGTTTCACAGACCCACTGACATTTTGAAGCAATTTGCGTTCCCCACCCTTGTAGGGAATGGTGTAGTTCACATTTTGCCAGGTGAAGACAGCGGTGTTCTTCGCGATATTTTGGGGAGTTTCTCCGCTCTCCTCTCGCTGCTCCTCGGGAGACGGACCATTCTTCTCTGCCGACTCGAGGTCTGCACTGGATTTCTTGCCATCAATAGCGTCTTTTACCCCTTGTGGCTCCTCGCCTCTCTTGAAAACAGTCACAGAGCTTCCACCTCCATTGGGCTTTTGAAGTTCCATTCCAAGCATCGTCAAGGCGACAAAGAAAATGAACCATGCGATGATAATTCCGACATTACGCCACAGGTGAGATCGGGTGTAGGTGAAAGCAGTCTGGATGTAGTTGGCGCCTTGGACAATCAAGCTACCCGGCGTACTGCCCTGGATCGCACATGTCTGATGTTCAGGTGAAACATTCGGACCCGAGGGAACAATGTAAGGTGGAACGCATTGAATCTGCAGATTATAGAATTCGTTGGCCATCAAGGCTTCGAAGGCATATTGGACGGGATTGATCCATATAAGCCATTTCAGCCATGGGTGCATTTTCCATGGTGGAATCAAGTATCCTGTCATCATTCATGAGTCAAAATTTCCAAGAAAAATTCGAAGCTCACGTGTAAATTTCACCTGTATAAACGATCAATGCCTGTATGGCGACTCCCGTCAGACGTGTAGCTGGACGAATTAGCAACTCTCCATATTTGTCACACAGGTCGAATATGAGCTTACCGACGTCCAATGAAGAACAAAGCGCTCCACATGCACGGAAGAATGAGTACATGGTCATCgtcaacaagaagatgacAAAGAGATTGATGAAGAATTGAGAAGGGGTCCGGGCGAGATTTGACATGCTGCCCGGATTCGGTCAGCATCTTTTCCCTCGACGAGAGCAAGGACTGTCGACCTGGAGGAAAAGACACCTACAAGTATACTATGAGATCAAAGAGCACCACTTGGATAAATACCAGCGGAACGTCCACGACCACTTGAGCCAAAGCATAAGCCGAAGGTCGATAGAACGAACTGTAATCCGTTAGAGCCTTGTCATCCAGCAAATATTCGGCAGGTCACTCACAAACTCTTATGCTTCAACAGTACTGGGCGACTCTCAAAAGTAGCCGTCAACTCCGCAAGAGCGAGAAGGGCATTGAACAAAAGAATGTAGAACAAAACACCGCCTCTGGTGAAGACACCCGCCCTGGAGACAAGAAACAGTAGTAGTTAGTTGGATTATTCAAGAGGCAACACATACGGGTATTATGGGAAGGTCTCCACTCACGCTGTATCAGGGAGATTGTAGAACAGACTTCCAACAATAAGAGCTTGAAAGATCAGAACGAACCACTTGCCGAACAAAGCGGCCGTGTCGCCGAACATGACCAGGAATTGACGATGCGTGAGGATGGCAACCTGCTTCCAGAATGGAATAGTAAAGTTCTTCTCGGGAGCTGTCTTCCGCGCGGCCTCTCGCTCCTCTCGGGTTGCCGCAATCTGTTTCTCATTGTGTTCGATATCCCGGAGATTTTTCTGGTGGATTTCACTCTGGCGGTAGGTGGATCGGAACTCTTCGGCCGTGCGTGGAATCCGGTCTTCCCATCCTTCCTTGACTTTTCTCGCGTTCGGGTCGCTGACGGAGGTCAAGAAGTCCGGCGTGGTCCATCGAGGTGGACATTCGAAACCTAGATTCTCAAAATAGGCTTTGGCGTCCTCCGTGCGGCCGAAAAAAGCACACTTCCCGTCTTCGATCAGGATGACCTTGTCGAAGAGGTTGTAGAGGTTCTCCGAGGCTTGGTACAGAGCGACCAAGGTAGACACATTGGCCGTGTTGGTCAGACTCCTCAAACTTTGGACGTATTCTAGAGCGGTACTAGCATCGAGGCCTTTGGTAGAATTGTCCCAGCATTGAGTACTGGCCTTTGTGACCATGGCCTCGCCAATGGAGACTCGTTTTTTCTCTCTACAAAGAGGGGTGCAAGGGAAAGATGTGAGCTTGATGTGATGGGCATGTCGATATTGAGCCAGAGTGCAGCAAAAACTTACCCTCCTGAAACACCCCGAATCAATTCATTTCCCACCTTGGTGCCTAGGGCATGCTCAATCCAGAAGAGCTTAGCGATAGCGGAGAGGAAGGTCTGCTGATAATCCTTTCTGCTCTCGCCCGGGATTCGCGAGTTTTGGTCTGGGGTGCGCGACTTGAGTGCGAACAGTAAGGTATCCTTCACAGTTAAGGTGGCATAGTGAAGATCTTCTTCGGGGTTGTATGAGACTGTATTGTTATGCTTTAGCAGACGCTCTGGACGCCTCGTATTGAGGTGACGATGGTGTCTTGCCTACCTTCAGACCGATACTTCTTGGCCATGGTGATCGCATCCGTACCACCATACAGCACATCGCCCTCGATGCTCTCATATCCATATCGCTGATTGCCAATAACTTTGAGAAAGGTTGAGCACCCCGAGCCCGGACGACCGAGGACAAGAAGCATTTCTCCCGGATTGACCGCTCCCTTTGCACACAGAAGGTCAGCTCGTTTGTACTTGTTTTCCGAATGAGAAAGGCCCATTCGGGCGCCTGCGACATACCGAGAAGTCATCCAAGATGGTCCGCACCTCCGACTTTCCACCACTGGCCCCCTTTCGTCCTCGTGTGAGAAGGCCTTTGATGAGACGGGGAAGGCCGAGGAAAATATCCCCGTTGGTGGGCTGGAGCGCTGCTCCGAGTCCCACGCCTTTCACCGTCAGGTTTTTCCAAACGACGCCAGCatgtctggtcttttcttcatcCGAATTGGCCTTGCGTTCTGATCCAAACATTCGCGAGATTAACCGCTCAATCTGCGCCCACTCTTCGCCCTCGTGACCTGAAGCGTGGCTTTTGCGTCGGGATattgtctttttgatttcatcGTTGTCTAGACTCTCGCCTTCGTCGGAATATTCCTCGGACTGGTGATGATCGGTCTTTGGGGATGATTTGGCACTGGCACTGTCGGATGAAATGGACCCCCAGGCGGTACTTGACGCTGCTGGACCGGACGATGGGGACGCCTGCCCGTTCTGATCATGATAGTCTGAAGACCTCATCTCTGGCTGGGAGACGCGGTCGTGGTCCATCCTGGTAACTCGTAGATAGCACCTCGCAACCTACGTCGCGACGTCTCTCTTGAGGTCACTCCGAGAATCGCGACTGCTGTGTCACGTACGGTGGCACAGGACTCTCGGTGTGTTACTTCAAGCCAAAGCGGAAAGAAGCAGCGAATTGCCTTCTAGATGCTAGGAATGATCCGGGGGAAACAATAAAAGAGATCTATCTATCATGAGAGAGCCGCTGGCCAAGGGTCACCATTATTGAACCAACTGGTAGCAATTACGTCAAATCCCAAGGAATCCAATGTACCGCCTCGACGAGCAAAACCAAGTCCAACCATAGTTGGCGCTCGGTTtcggtctcggcctcggagacGGAGCAACCTGAGCGTGTTTCCAAAACCCGGACGAGTTGGAGGACGCCAATCCCTTTAGTGGGCAGGGGAACCAATGAGGGCAACAACATACATGACGACGTCTGACCTACTGCTCTCCATGAGTCGGATTCCATCGTGAGCGAGCATGGATAAGGTGAGCTCAGCATCAGAAGGATCCACAGGGTCCCGATCTGGCCCAGTGCGACCGACCCAATTCCTCGTCCCGCCGCCCTCCGCTCCGTAGAGCCAAGGGGGATCAAAGGGGGACCACTCGTCACGGACGGTGGCAGCTTCCCGGAAAGCGGGCGCTCATCGGTCGATCGATGAAGTCATTCGGGGGAACAACCTGTCCGAGGCCAAGGCGTCACGCTTGATTCAACCACAAAATGGATCGATAGAATGTGGGATGGAGGAAAAGGTGTGGAGAAGGCTCCACGGGCACGATTGATTTGCTGGAGACCAAAAGGGTGCCCCCAGTTCCATCTCTGGAGCGAAGATCAGATCGAGTCCCAATTCTAGATCTCGTAAAAGATTGGAATCGACTCTTGGTCCCATGAACGCTCAATAATCAATAAATAGATCGCCCAAGAGGCCTTCATTCATGGTGTCGGAAGGAGAGCCGGAGGAGGGGTAGAGGAGACTTCTAGGAATGAGACACAGAGAGCGGctcttgatgatgacggcggGCTTTGGTGCGACTGCGGAGGCGAGATTTTCTTCACGAGAACTGGCATGTTGCATGCGGGAAATCGAAATCGGCGGGTGGCTGCTGGTCCCCGGTCAGGTGTCGGTTTGACGTGTCGGTTCTTCGGCTGGAAATGACCTTCATGCCCGTCCACAAGGGCACAGAATCTAGTACTACAATCACATTAGTACATAAATGCAAATTTACTACGCACGTTGAGGTTTCTTGCTCAGGCAGGTGTGAGAACATAATGGACGGCTCAATGCCCGTGTGACTCGAGCTGACCATCGAAGCTGCTCCAGTGGGACGACACGGATTACACCAACGCATATAACAGGTGAAAATGATTCTCGGGGGGAGTAAGGTGCATGGTCTTCAAGAGCAGATCAATGTCGGCAAAACGATTCATCCTGATCTCTCGGATCCCCCTTCGAGTGAGGAAAACCTCTACCGCACGCATCCACATATTAATATGTCACGAGTCAGGTTATGTGAATATACTTCCAACCTACTAATCTCTCGCGTGTCATACACCCATACATGACTCAACATGGTTAAgcggcaaaaaaaaatccttgAGCTGTTGATTTTTCACACCTTCTCACTCCTTTTGCACGTAACCAGTCTACAGCATGGACTAAACACCCATTCCACCACACTCCAGCCTTAATCTATAAATTCCACTGCGCGGCGGAATCACGCGGGGCATAGTGGAATTGCGATACGTACTAAAGAGTCGCACGCGCAACCACCCGCCGTCTGTGCACGAGATTAACTCGAGCCAATGATTCCCGCCAACGATCGGGGGATCCACCTCTCAATTCCAAGGGATACCCATCCATTATCTGGCTCTTCTTTCTGCCCCATCGATCAGAGAAAAACAGCCTTAGCATGGGAGTGCGCTGCTCTCGAAGAATCACACCAGACCTCACGAATCGCAGCAAGCCTTTGGTACTTGTCTCCGTCCAAATACCGAACTGCGTGAGACCGCATCCTGAGAAAGTTTTCGTTGGGCTTGGAGGTAGTAGCTTAGATCGGCTTCCGGCCAAGTATATGGCCACATATATAGCCAAACTTGGAGTTGGTACCTGCAGATGACGACCCTTATTATGAGTTTCATAGAACGAGAAGAAACCCCAACCGAGAACAGCGAATACCTAAGTAGTTACAaccctccctttccccatGCTAATCAACCGCTCAACCTTCTCAAATACAAGAGCCACTTGATTTGAAGACTACATGCAATCCAtcgggagaaaaaaaacaggaaaaaaaacagagcaAACGACTTTTCTCGCAATATTGAACATTGTCTCCGTGCAATACCTACCCATGTATTTCCCTCTTATCACACCATGCTTGATTTATTTATGGATCTATTCAGCCATTTCCAGATTGGGCTATTTAGGCCTCAAACTCCATATTTCGCTCAGATCAAATCTGACCCTTGTTTTTCTCCGACACTTACTAAGGTTATCATGCCCTCGATATCTAATTCGTTTATATACAATCGAGCTATTTGGATGATTGACCACTTGATCTCGATTGGTTTCTACTTACATCCCTGCATGGGTGTAGGAACCTTCTGGGAGTAGTTTGGTAGGTAACCGAATAACAGATTATTGATTTCTCAGACAGAACCGTCTCCCTACAAAATCCAATGGATATATAATGATTTCATGCTTTCCATACATAGGCATGTCAAATGCTTTAGTAGCCCTATATCCCAAGTACCTACAGCCCCGCCCAGCAGAGCATCTAGGATCTATACTACAGGGAAATAGTACCTGTAGGACCATATCGTCAATTGATGTGACATTGATGAATTTCCACCAACGTACTACTTACCGGACACCGCTGTGTCCTGGGAGACGGCGGAAAGACCAACCTCATGATGAAAGACAGGTTCCACAATGGCATTGATATTTATTTTAAGCGAGCTTTTTCATGGGTGTTACATCACTCCAGGCAATGGTCATGCCTGGTGGATCGCAACTAGGCGTGAAGTACACAGATGTACCTAATGCTCCCGCGAGACCTCCAAAGGTTCCCAAACAGGATGGCGATGTAAGAACGTCGGGTACGGGTCGGATTCCAGGTGTCGAGCCCAGCCCGGTACTCGTGCGTCGCTCTTGTTGCAATGCAACTATGGAAAGGCGGTTTGATTCTTGATAGAGATTTCTAAGTCTAATCAAATAGATTGGATAACTTCAAGCGGAGTGCTGAATATTTGCGGATCAAATTGAGCTTTTTGAGTCTGTATGTAGATCTCAGTCTCCTGTGGAATTGATCGCCCATCTGGACAAACTAATTTGCTAGATATATACTATTGCGCACTGAACTCTGGTCGAGGTTCAAGAAATATAAAagtgagaaggagggggaataagaaaaaaaaacccaaaAGTAACACAGATCCCATCTGTCCATTCATCAACCGTTGGAGAATTACCACCTCATTAATCGTTAACCCCGGTGCAAGAAAATCATCCTGGTCGACACAGCACCTTCATCTCCTGCGTAGTATCAACGACATTCATCTAGGCAAAGCAAAGCACAGCCATGGACAGTGCAGCCATCATGGCACCGAGGTACCCAGCCGCGGGACGGGCGGCCGCGTTGGGAGGCGCAGAGGTGACAGCCGCAGGGCTGCCAGATGAGGTCGAAGCGGGAGTGGAAGCAGTCTCACTGGCACCCGAGCTGACGGGAACGGAGGCAGAGGAGCTCACGAGGGGAGTGCTGGAGATAGGAGAGGGGGTCCAAGCGGGGGTCGAGGCAACGCT comes from Penicillium oxalicum strain HP7-1 chromosome I, whole genome shotgun sequence and encodes:
- a CDS encoding ABC multidrug transporter atrF, with product MDHDRVSQPEMRSSDYHDQNGQASPSSGPAASSTAWGSISSDSASAKSSPKTDHHQSEEYSDEGESLDNDEIKKTISRRKSHASGHEGEEWAQIERLISRMFGSERKANSDEEKTRHAGVVWKNLTVKGVGLGAALQPTNGDIFLGLPRLIKGLLTRGRKGASGGKSEVRTILDDFSGAVNPGEMLLVLGRPGSGCSTFLKVIGNQRYGYESIEGDVLYGGTDAITMAKKYRSEVSYNPEEDLHYATLTVKDTLLFALKSRTPDQNSRIPGESRKDYQQTFLSAIAKLFWIEHALGTKVGNELIRGVSGGEKKRVSIGEAMVTKASTQCWDNSTKGLDASTALEYVQSLRSLTNTANVSTLVALYQASENLYNLFDKVILIEDGKCAFFGRTEDAKAYFENLGFECPPRWTTPDFLTSVSDPNARKVKEGWEDRIPRTAEEFRSTYRQSEIHQKNLRDIEHNEKQIAATREEREAARKTAPEKNFTIPFWKQVAILTHRQFLVMFGDTAALFGKWFVLIFQALIVGSLFYNLPDTAAGVFTRGGVLFYILLFNALLALAELTATFESRPVLLKHKSFSFYRPSAYALAQVVVDVPLVFIQVVLFDLIVYFMSNLARTPSQFFINLFVIFLLTMTMYSFFRACGALCSSLDVATRLTGVAIQALIVYTGYLIPPWKMHPWLKWLIWINPVQYAFEALMANEFYNLQIQCVPPYIVPSGPNVSPEHQTCAIQGSTPGSLIVQGANYIQTAFTYTRSHLWRNVGIIIAWFIFFVALTMLGMELQKPNGGGSSVTVFKRGEEPQGVKDAIDGKKSSADLESAEKNGPSPEEQREESGETPQNIAKNTAVFTWQNVNYTIPYKGGERKLLQNVSGSVKPGRLTALMGASGAGKTTLLNVLAQRINFGVITGDFLVDGKPLPKSFQRATGFAEQSDIHEPTATVRESLRFSALLRQPKEVPIQEKYDYCEKIIDLLEMRSIAGATVGTAGSGLNQEQRKRLTIAVELASKPELLLFLDEPTSGLDSLAAFNIVRFLRRLADAGQAVFCTIHQPSAVLFEQFDDLLLLKSGGRVVYNGALGSDSRTLIDYFERNGGKKCSPSANPAEYMLEVIGAGNPDYKGQDWADVWESSTEAKQLSEDLEKTVSSRRNQGQGDVVKDDREFAMPLHVQIYAVTKRAFVAYWRSPDYILGKMLLHIFTGLFNTFTFWHLGNGSIDMQSRLFSIFMTLTISPPLIQQLQPKFLHFRGIYESRESNSKIYSWVAFVVSTIIPELPYSIVAGSIYFNCWYWGIWFPRDSFSSGYTWMMLMLFECFYVGFGQFIAAFSPNELFASLLVPSFFTFVVSFCGVVVPYAQLPHFWQSWMYWLTPFTYLVEGLLSVLVHNVPIVCLDREEAYFSAPAGETCQSYAGAFAQQAGGTIRNAANGLCGYCQYATGDQFAKSFNISYSHKWRDYGIFWAFVIFNFALVFVFSWIYLHGVQDVKKWVGQRKSQKAKTKKNDRQKNLDNHEQS